The Neodiprion fabricii isolate iyNeoFabr1 chromosome 4, iyNeoFabr1.1, whole genome shotgun sequence genome window below encodes:
- the LOC124180801 gene encoding monocarboxylate transporter 12, whose protein sequence is MSLPREWSFQESCRMVDRGLGSGPTATASQEAVGPVIDENMNQQNQLGSLFSIHSAPVFDLNNGMPSPKRPGSLLVQVTATSTPLVPPHVSPPETIEDEDNDNLLTISSLTARPLIAKSRELRSSRYRPRAKKPKKVSPPKNPNLIPLDGGYGWVVVFGAFFVQFWVAGLVKSYGVLYVEVMETFRDSSASVASWIPAILSCLCLALAPVTSMLCQKYSCRSVVFVGGLFCALGLTISYFATSLVHLFFTFGVLTGIGGGLSTTPGIVIVSQYFDKHRALANGICVSGTAAGSFVFPLLIERLIANFGFHGTILLLGGCMLHVCVSATLYRPLEDNCVEDHAEKGDEDDEKSEVVKEPLPSKQQKLDLLFANDATTRHNLLNELFHQNGVVAVELTDSDEEKDIMGEALRMKPISKIRSSSILHSVEDLSTDSTCVYKARSSLRSLRSSVPVITQIPVTNNQPLPEEPAKTFAQKITRYIDLSLLKDPQFIMMCLSVSLMSTGSPYMLYYLPAYVHAAGYTKTEAGYLVAISAVLDLCGRLGLGWLSDLQLFDRRKGYIGSIVGAGVAVLAIPMAHSFYVLACSVGMYGLCLGCWFLLVPVLLADQYGTDKISSSYGLVRMFQSVGGISIPPLAGYLRDVTGSYAVCFLCMGTCMVLGGLPMLLVSGEHSKPSTPAGGSVSSKGTVKSSKE, encoded by the exons atgtcGCTGCCCAGAGAATGGAGCTTTCAAGAATCGTGTCGTATGGTCGATCGGGGACTCGGGTCAGGGCCGACCGCGACCGCGTCTCAGGAGGCGGTCGGCCCCGTCATCGACGAGAATATGAACCAGCAGAACCAGCTGGGATCCCTCTTTTCGATACACTCGGCCCCGGTCTTCGACCTCAACAACGGGATGCCATCCCCGAAGAGACCCGGGTCCCTCCTCGTCCAGGTCACCGCGACTTCGACGCCGCTGGTACCGCCGCACGTCAGTCCCCCGGAGACGATCGAGGACGAGGACAACGACAATCTCCTGACCATCTCGAGCCTCACCGCGAGGCCCCTGATCGCCAAGTCCAGGGAGCTTCGCTCATCACGGTATCGCCCTCGGGCCAAGAAGCCCAAGAAGGTGTCGCCGCCGAAGAATCCGAACCTTATACCCCTCGACGGTGGATACGGATGGGTTGTCGTCTTTGGGGCCTTCTTCGTTCAGTTCTGGGTCGCGGGACTCGTCAAGTCCTACGGAGTGCTCTACGTCGAGGTGATGGAGACCTTCAGGGACTCCTCGGCCTCTGTAGCCTCTTGGATACCGGCGATTCTCTCGTGTCTTTGTCTCGCCTTGG CTCCAGTGACTAGCATGTTGTGCCAAAAGTACAGTTGTCGTTCCGTCGTCTTCGTTGGAGGACTCTTCTGCGCTCTTGGACTAACTATTAGCTACTTTGCCACTAGTCTGGTTCATCTATTCTTCACCTTTGGTGTATTGACTG GCATAGGAGGAGGCCTCTCGACAACCCCGGGAATCGTGATCGTATCTCAGTACTTCGACAAACATCGTGCCCTGGCGAATGGTATCTGCGTATCTGGGACGGCAGCCGGAAGCTTTGTTTTCCCTCTGCTGATCGAGAGGCTTATTGCCAATTTTGGATTTCACGGTACGATACTCCTCCTGGGTGGTTGCATGCTGCACGTGTGCGTCAGCGCGACCCTTTACCGTCCGTTGGAGGACAACTGCGTTGAGGATCACGCTGAGAAAGGGGAcgaagatgatgaaaaatcgGAGGTGGTCAAGGAGCCGTTGCCGTCGAAGCAGCAGAAGCTCGACCTCCTCTTCGCGAACGACGCCACTACTCGGCACAATCTTTTGAACGAACTCTTTCACCAGAACGGAGTGGTGGCCGTAGAACTTACGGACAGCGACGAGGAGAAGGACATCATGGGCGAGGCTCTGAGAATGAAACCGATATCGAAGATCCGTAGCTCCAGCATTCTTCACAGCGTCGAAGACCTGTCGACGGATTCAACGTGCGTTTACAAGGCGAGGTCCTCCCTTCGTTCTCTGAGATCCTCCGTTCCCGTCATCACGCAAATACCAGTAACGAACAATCAGCCACTGCCCGAGGAGCCGGCGAAGACTTTCGCCCAGAAAATCACCCGCTACATCGACTTGTCGCTTCTCAAGGATCCTCAATTCATCATGATGTGCTTGTCCGTAAGCTTAATGTCCACCGGTAGTCCTTACATGCTTTACTACTTACCGGCGTACGTACATGCCGCGGGATATACCAAAACGGAAGCTGGATATCTCGTTGCGATATCTGCCGTTCTTGATCTCTGTGGAAGACTCGGATTGGGATGGTTATCCGATTTGCAGCTCTTCGACAGGCGAAAAGGATACATCGGAAG CATTGTGGGTGCCGGAGTTGCAGTCCTTGCCATACCGATGGCCCATTCTTTCTACGTTCTGGCATGTTCAGTTGGCATGTACGGTCTTTGCCTCGGTTGCTGGTTCCTTCTCGTGCCGGTCCTGCTTGCGGATCAGTACGGAACCGATAAGATATCCTCCAGCTACGGTCTCGTTAGGATGTTCCAGAGCGTGGGTGGCATCTCCATTCCACCGCTGGCAG
- the LOC124180805 gene encoding putative hydroxypyruvate isomerase isoform X2 translates to MSRGPTVTMKFASNLSFMFGESPKITERYQLAKQAGFKAVETGFPLGFTAQEVADARSKADVKQVLINIFTGDVSKGEMGFAAIPGKEDEFKKSVALTIEYAKALDCKKIHVMSGKVESPNEINDSTYESNMRFAIEKFQAEDIVALIEPINSITMPNYYMNSFEKGLEIVKKINSPHLRLMLDLFHLQHARGNITRTIKEYLPYLGHVQVAQVPDRHEPDTAGELNYRYVFSLLEKEGYKDYIGLEYRPKAGSAEGLKWIKNFGYTL, encoded by the exons ATG AGTAGAGGACCAACAGTAACAATGAAGTTTGCCAGCAACCTATCCTTCATGTTTGGGGAAAGCCCGAAGATCACAGAAAGATACCAGCTGGCTAAGCAGGCAGGATTTAAGGCTGTGGAAACTGGATTTCCACTTGGATTTACTGCCCAGGAAGTCGCAGATGCTCGAAGTAAAGCAGATGTCAAGCAGGTTCTAATCAACATATTTACTG GTGATGTATCAAAAGGAGAAATGGGCTTTGCTGCTATACCGGGGAAAGAAGatgagtttaaaaaaagtgTTGCTCTTACTATCGAGTATGCTAAGGCTCTAGACTGTAAAAA gATCCATGTAATGTCTGGTAAAGTGGAATCGCCTAATGAAATCAACGATTCAACTTATGAGAGTAACATGAGATTTGCCATCGAGAAGTTTCAGGCAGAGGATATTGTTGCTCTTATTGAACCAATAAACAGTATAACAATGCCCAACTACTACATGAAtagttttgaaaaag GTCTGGAAatagtaaagaaaataaacagtCCACATTTAAGATTGATGTTGGATTTGTTCCATCTGCAACATGCACGTGGAAACATAACTCGTACTATCAAGGAATATCTTCCATACCTTG GTCATGTGCAAGTAGCACAAGTGCCAGACAGACACGAGCCGGATACGGCTGGTGAATTAAATTACAGATATGTATTTTCTCTCTTGGAAAAAGAAGGATACAAAGACTATATCGGTTTGGAATACAGACCAAAAGCTGGATCTGCGGAAGGATTGAAatggattaaaaatttcggttATACTTTATAA
- the LOC124180805 gene encoding putative hydroxypyruvate isomerase isoform X3, with protein sequence MKFASNLSFMFGESPKITERYQLAKQAGFKAVETGFPLGFTAQEVADARSKADVKQVLINIFTGDVSKGEMGFAAIPGKEDEFKKSVALTIEYAKALDCKKIHVMSGKVESPNEINDSTYESNMRFAIEKFQAEDIVALIEPINSITMPNYYMNSFEKGLEIVKKINSPHLRLMLDLFHLQHARGNITRTIKEYLPYLGHVQVAQVPDRHEPDTAGELNYRYVFSLLEKEGYKDYIGLEYRPKAGSAEGLKWIKNFGYTL encoded by the exons ATGAAGTTTGCCAGCAACCTATCCTTCATGTTTGGGGAAAGCCCGAAGATCACAGAAAGATACCAGCTGGCTAAGCAGGCAGGATTTAAGGCTGTGGAAACTGGATTTCCACTTGGATTTACTGCCCAGGAAGTCGCAGATGCTCGAAGTAAAGCAGATGTCAAGCAGGTTCTAATCAACATATTTACTG GTGATGTATCAAAAGGAGAAATGGGCTTTGCTGCTATACCGGGGAAAGAAGatgagtttaaaaaaagtgTTGCTCTTACTATCGAGTATGCTAAGGCTCTAGACTGTAAAAA gATCCATGTAATGTCTGGTAAAGTGGAATCGCCTAATGAAATCAACGATTCAACTTATGAGAGTAACATGAGATTTGCCATCGAGAAGTTTCAGGCAGAGGATATTGTTGCTCTTATTGAACCAATAAACAGTATAACAATGCCCAACTACTACATGAAtagttttgaaaaag GTCTGGAAatagtaaagaaaataaacagtCCACATTTAAGATTGATGTTGGATTTGTTCCATCTGCAACATGCACGTGGAAACATAACTCGTACTATCAAGGAATATCTTCCATACCTTG GTCATGTGCAAGTAGCACAAGTGCCAGACAGACACGAGCCGGATACGGCTGGTGAATTAAATTACAGATATGTATTTTCTCTCTTGGAAAAAGAAGGATACAAAGACTATATCGGTTTGGAATACAGACCAAAAGCTGGATCTGCGGAAGGATTGAAatggattaaaaatttcggttATACTTTATAA
- the LOC124180805 gene encoding putative hydroxypyruvate isomerase isoform X1 yields the protein MSLGEFSKKVVKKNCRRKGTIIRSKEREVIKSIIEFCDQEARQKSLLFPLRQATKRAANYTKISERTVKRIREENKLGLEFADDDDYSTRKWSRGPTVTMKFASNLSFMFGESPKITERYQLAKQAGFKAVETGFPLGFTAQEVADARSKADVKQVLINIFTGDVSKGEMGFAAIPGKEDEFKKSVALTIEYAKALDCKKIHVMSGKVESPNEINDSTYESNMRFAIEKFQAEDIVALIEPINSITMPNYYMNSFEKGLEIVKKINSPHLRLMLDLFHLQHARGNITRTIKEYLPYLGHVQVAQVPDRHEPDTAGELNYRYVFSLLEKEGYKDYIGLEYRPKAGSAEGLKWIKNFGYTL from the exons ATGAGCTTAGGAGAATTTAGTAAGaaagtagtgaaaaaaaattgtagaagaAAAGGTACGATAATACGGAGTAAGGAACGTGAAGTAATTAAATCCATAATAGAATTTTGTGATCAAGAAGCTAGACAAAAATCTCTACTATTTCCATTGCGTCAAGCCACTAAAAGGGCTGCTAATTATACCAAGATATCCGAAAGAACGGTCAAACGCATAAGGGAGGAAAATAAGTTAGGGCTAGAGTTTGCCGATGACGATGATTATTCAACTAGAAAATGG AGTAGAGGACCAACAGTAACAATGAAGTTTGCCAGCAACCTATCCTTCATGTTTGGGGAAAGCCCGAAGATCACAGAAAGATACCAGCTGGCTAAGCAGGCAGGATTTAAGGCTGTGGAAACTGGATTTCCACTTGGATTTACTGCCCAGGAAGTCGCAGATGCTCGAAGTAAAGCAGATGTCAAGCAGGTTCTAATCAACATATTTACTG GTGATGTATCAAAAGGAGAAATGGGCTTTGCTGCTATACCGGGGAAAGAAGatgagtttaaaaaaagtgTTGCTCTTACTATCGAGTATGCTAAGGCTCTAGACTGTAAAAA gATCCATGTAATGTCTGGTAAAGTGGAATCGCCTAATGAAATCAACGATTCAACTTATGAGAGTAACATGAGATTTGCCATCGAGAAGTTTCAGGCAGAGGATATTGTTGCTCTTATTGAACCAATAAACAGTATAACAATGCCCAACTACTACATGAAtagttttgaaaaag GTCTGGAAatagtaaagaaaataaacagtCCACATTTAAGATTGATGTTGGATTTGTTCCATCTGCAACATGCACGTGGAAACATAACTCGTACTATCAAGGAATATCTTCCATACCTTG GTCATGTGCAAGTAGCACAAGTGCCAGACAGACACGAGCCGGATACGGCTGGTGAATTAAATTACAGATATGTATTTTCTCTCTTGGAAAAAGAAGGATACAAAGACTATATCGGTTTGGAATACAGACCAAAAGCTGGATCTGCGGAAGGATTGAAatggattaaaaatttcggttATACTTTATAA